A portion of the Desulfosarcina sp. BuS5 genome contains these proteins:
- the ltrA gene encoding group II intron reverse transcriptase/maturase: protein MGDTQRSQTISTKSREIARTVACNSRPIEWGQPPVLTGGSSLIKIELLAQNNHELVFTSVVHRIDFDLLKQSFRKIRKSESAGVDKVTAKEYAENLDQNLYNLYERLRRGQYVASPVKRIWIDKEGGEKRPIGIPVLEDKIVQKAAAAILNVIFDRNFYNFSHAFRKGRSQHMAIKDLREQCLKQNISWIVSADITGLFDNINHELLKDMIRRRVSDGGMIRLIGKWLNAGVMEEGNLTYSETGTPQGGVISPVLSNIFLHYVLDDWYVKEVIPRMKGRCSIIRWADDFILGFEYEKDALRVMDVLPRRFEQFELSLHPEKTKLIRFSKRISGKGNGTFDFLGFTFYWSKSLKGYMVIKKKTARKRSSRFMKRIWIWCKDNRHKPMAEQYEILCSKLRGFYQYFGVISNYKVLEVVFEYTEKAWRRWLSRRSHKGEVMFEDLRTTYPLPLPRIVHNI, encoded by the coding sequence ATGGGAGATACACAGAGGTCACAAACCATATCAACAAAAAGCCGAGAAATTGCAAGAACGGTCGCTTGCAATTCCAGACCGATAGAATGGGGACAACCACCGGTATTAACAGGTGGGTCATCCCTTATCAAAATCGAGCTGCTTGCTCAAAATAATCATGAACTGGTATTTACATCAGTAGTCCATCGGATAGACTTTGATTTACTGAAACAATCCTTTCGTAAAATTCGGAAAAGCGAATCTGCAGGAGTGGACAAGGTTACGGCAAAGGAGTATGCCGAAAATCTTGATCAAAACCTCTATAATCTGTATGAACGACTGCGGAGAGGACAGTACGTTGCGTCTCCTGTAAAGCGTATCTGGATAGACAAGGAAGGAGGGGAAAAGCGTCCAATTGGCATACCTGTACTTGAGGATAAAATTGTCCAGAAAGCAGCAGCAGCCATATTGAATGTCATATTTGACAGGAATTTTTACAATTTTTCCCATGCATTCAGAAAAGGTCGGAGCCAACACATGGCAATCAAAGATTTACGTGAGCAATGCTTGAAGCAGAATATCAGCTGGATAGTAAGCGCAGATATTACAGGACTATTTGACAATATTAATCACGAGTTACTTAAAGACATGATACGTCGGAGAGTAAGTGACGGCGGAATGATTCGCCTGATAGGGAAGTGGTTGAATGCAGGCGTAATGGAGGAAGGCAACCTGACGTACTCTGAAACGGGCACTCCACAGGGAGGAGTAATTTCCCCTGTGCTCAGTAATATCTTTCTTCATTATGTTTTAGATGACTGGTACGTGAAAGAAGTGATCCCCCGGATGAAAGGGAGATGCTCCATCATACGCTGGGCGGATGATTTCATCCTCGGGTTCGAGTATGAAAAAGACGCATTGCGTGTCATGGATGTATTACCCAGGCGGTTCGAACAGTTCGAGCTGTCACTTCACCCGGAAAAGACAAAACTGATTCGATTTTCCAAACGCATTAGCGGAAAGGGAAACGGGACGTTTGATTTTTTAGGGTTTACATTTTACTGGTCAAAATCATTAAAAGGGTACATGGTAATAAAGAAAAAGACGGCAAGAAAGCGTTCAAGCCGTTTTATGAAGAGAATATGGATATGGTGCAAGGATAACCGTCATAAGCCAATGGCCGAGCAGTATGAGATTCTTTGCAGTAAACTGCGAGGTTTTTACCAGTACTTTGGAGTAATAAGTAACTACAAAGTGCTGGAAGTTGTGTTTGAATATACTGAGAAAGCATGGCGTCGATGGTTAAGCCGAAGAAGTCACAAGGGCGAAGTAATGTTCGAGGACTTGCGCACAACATACCCACTGCCATTACCCAGAATAGTCCATAATATTTGA
- a CDS encoding sacsin N-terminal ATP-binding-like domain-containing protein, which translates to MVGNTISQKTVKVHQDVEEAPSGYAEKVIQKTRGEIHTFLDELANGTSNYKSLHNLTEQVEHQYHGRFLIELIQNAHDALFDIEKQKADEDTPEDEGRIEVVITNDLPFGALYMANDGLPFMEPNFNSLSRFGQSDKDPEKDIGNKGIGFRSVLEITHTPEIFSLKEKTSSFFNGFNFRFDPGIIQSFEKPIQALLNGNDNPDLNIGCQVPLVDWRKGKLDAFRGRWQALGFEGIASELRFLSPYLLPEPISDQDKTPLVRKFEKKGFATVVRLPFTSEKARDLALQIIEELDENTILFLNKAKSLWIETPRTKRFVTRKSHLLPDLGNAQQIDIDVLVDETEYADTKRYWLWKWMIGGEEKPEEAEEIRRAVSSLPGKWPKIRRAEVSLAVRVGESPEKGLISIFLPTEQSSGAACHLNAPFYGDIRRTKVVFDDEKFKFNKILIEKMAKRAAHIVTKHLGGKGLDEARAILDILVPISSQETNGEDWFSLIEKEFSELGLDIKEEPLIQTSDSWKSVKSASLPPRLDEPKVFTEELFYRNATFDIINEGLGSRNSQIINFFKFVTIEADPLDDWVASTIEVVAQEIARENKVDWNDFWHDVMLLLPGKSECLKGKKVLLGTDNELHASSDSMSVFFRPRSSGDDEEVLPDQSVDEIPRELRSHIAFLNEGITVHIAGERGGIKKHPLHGYLSSSLVQPFGVESILRNVLIPVTPDLPIRLDEEKDQLCRAISSWGFQLVAGLVAKDKGEKTLKYLGKLPVPCHGGWYPLNETSFGPGWHHTFGLKLKSYLYAANTTETKEATKKLLLPPNDDHWSQNISDNLDLLKKAGVFDGIRLIKIEHGDWEANFSVPGYSEGIKLPEEPPPTFDKDIWEEYTSIVYKNVQPSFTGTFEYSIQDLFIIPGIDQYSTLNQNVPKDFMDVLLRSISKWEGKWNSINISKIGGQSDSKSHKSPLKYWLEETPWLIDLGNVSSDFCPRDKWFIPPAVIAGRAHQFKHLNPIPPEISQVLVSDNDLSEILEKLGMPRYQPENKTSSTRLLDDLANALENPETIANRDIFMGHVRAAWSLFEPDTEDPFPHKLIVKSGSELKALVPSLDNPIFLPDDTSSFHHGLENYVKNILAIEAKDTKRLGMGFKRVFGHGIRFISDLRVQPVVDGEPWEETQSGDFFCEGKFAWVIPVLMCCHAHAGIQVRGAYTKAFSNAMDTIRKARLYFADILEVGIWEEDRYVPVTKIDGVWLAKSSTLLATRKAIERLSSLGEAFSSMMDRADLEVPLKLVLNKLDGQDEPAREIIEGALKELKISSEHLAEIEQLWMGDLSWAIRMLRPLLLALHPDADLSILTGITTEDALKRLLNGFDLSPLSQRQAISIVRKEKGFFDLGLYLYESFGEIFQLGKWNLAVKRAGESPVKNKEAAEQFQDHMESAQVPLMSIVRKLLKDNKEIGPYTDLVEQLESLGIPDNYHDLYWNVTFQQTMDVVKPLLVSWQAPLGGIESVTTAQNVDELVTKLEVLNFEPTVDPLEIFTTNSR; encoded by the coding sequence ATGGTAGGCAATACAATAAGCCAGAAAACTGTGAAGGTACATCAGGACGTCGAAGAAGCTCCGTCCGGTTATGCTGAAAAAGTCATACAAAAGACCAGAGGAGAAATTCATACCTTCCTAGATGAATTGGCCAACGGTACATCTAACTATAAAAGCCTGCACAATCTCACTGAACAGGTGGAGCACCAATACCATGGTCGGTTCTTGATCGAGCTTATCCAAAACGCACATGACGCTCTTTTTGACATTGAGAAACAAAAGGCCGATGAAGACACACCTGAAGATGAGGGACGTATTGAGGTTGTGATCACCAATGATCTACCATTTGGCGCTCTATATATGGCCAATGACGGATTGCCTTTCATGGAACCAAACTTCAACAGCTTATCTCGTTTTGGCCAGAGCGACAAAGACCCGGAGAAAGACATAGGAAACAAGGGCATAGGATTCCGAAGCGTCTTGGAGATCACGCACACGCCGGAAATCTTCTCACTCAAAGAAAAAACTTCATCATTCTTCAACGGTTTCAATTTCCGGTTCGACCCTGGGATCATTCAATCATTTGAAAAACCCATCCAGGCACTTTTAAACGGCAACGATAATCCTGATCTGAATATTGGTTGCCAAGTGCCTTTGGTGGACTGGCGAAAAGGCAAATTAGATGCTTTCCGAGGCCGGTGGCAGGCTTTAGGCTTTGAAGGAATCGCTTCAGAACTCAGGTTCCTATCACCTTACCTTCTTCCGGAGCCTATAAGTGATCAAGATAAAACCCCATTAGTGCGAAAATTCGAGAAAAAAGGTTTCGCCACGGTGGTTCGCCTGCCTTTCACAAGCGAAAAGGCAAGGGATCTGGCCCTGCAAATAATCGAAGAGTTGGATGAAAATACCATTCTTTTTTTAAACAAGGCCAAAAGCCTTTGGATAGAAACCCCACGTACCAAGCGTTTTGTCACGAGAAAAAGCCACCTGTTGCCAGACTTAGGCAATGCCCAGCAAATCGACATAGATGTTCTCGTGGATGAAACAGAGTATGCCGATACAAAAAGATATTGGCTTTGGAAATGGATGATTGGTGGCGAAGAAAAACCCGAAGAAGCTGAAGAGATTCGCCGGGCCGTGTCCAGCCTTCCCGGGAAGTGGCCCAAAATCAGGAGGGCTGAGGTATCTCTGGCCGTCCGTGTGGGCGAAAGCCCGGAAAAAGGTTTGATCAGTATTTTTCTGCCCACCGAACAGTCAAGCGGCGCGGCCTGCCACTTGAATGCCCCATTCTATGGAGATATTAGACGTACGAAAGTTGTTTTTGATGATGAAAAATTTAAATTTAACAAGATTTTGATCGAAAAAATGGCTAAAAGAGCCGCTCACATCGTCACTAAGCACCTTGGTGGAAAAGGGCTTGATGAAGCCCGAGCAATCTTGGACATCCTTGTTCCAATATCCTCGCAAGAGACGAATGGAGAAGATTGGTTTTCTTTAATCGAAAAAGAGTTTTCAGAGCTCGGACTCGACATAAAAGAAGAACCTCTCATTCAGACATCCGACTCCTGGAAAAGCGTCAAGTCAGCCAGCCTCCCACCGCGCTTGGATGAACCCAAAGTTTTTACCGAGGAATTATTTTACAGAAACGCCACTTTTGATATCATTAACGAAGGGCTTGGCTCAAGAAATTCTCAGATTATAAATTTTTTTAAATTTGTGACCATAGAAGCTGATCCTTTAGATGATTGGGTCGCATCAACCATTGAGGTTGTAGCCCAAGAAATTGCCCGAGAGAATAAAGTTGACTGGAATGATTTCTGGCATGATGTCATGCTGTTGTTACCTGGAAAGTCCGAGTGCCTTAAAGGGAAGAAAGTTCTTCTCGGCACCGATAACGAACTACATGCTAGCAGCGATAGCATGTCCGTGTTTTTCCGGCCGCGAAGCTCGGGCGATGATGAAGAAGTCCTCCCGGATCAATCAGTTGATGAAATCCCGCGAGAACTTAGATCTCACATTGCTTTTCTCAATGAGGGAATCACTGTCCATATAGCGGGAGAACGCGGGGGTATAAAAAAACATCCCCTGCATGGGTATCTTTCTTCTTCCCTGGTTCAGCCTTTTGGTGTTGAATCCATTCTTCGTAATGTACTTATTCCTGTCACACCGGACCTGCCTATACGCCTTGATGAAGAAAAAGATCAACTTTGCCGAGCCATAAGCAGCTGGGGTTTCCAACTCGTGGCTGGATTGGTGGCCAAAGACAAGGGAGAGAAAACACTCAAATATTTGGGGAAACTACCCGTTCCCTGCCATGGCGGATGGTATCCATTGAATGAAACCAGTTTTGGCCCTGGTTGGCATCATACCTTCGGTCTAAAATTAAAATCTTACCTGTATGCAGCAAATACCACTGAAACAAAGGAAGCTACAAAGAAGCTTCTGTTACCTCCCAATGATGACCATTGGAGCCAGAACATCTCGGACAATTTGGATTTACTAAAAAAGGCCGGTGTCTTTGATGGAATACGATTAATAAAAATCGAACATGGTGATTGGGAAGCTAACTTTTCCGTTCCTGGTTATTCTGAAGGCATAAAACTTCCGGAGGAACCTCCGCCGACGTTTGATAAAGATATATGGGAAGAATACACATCTATTGTCTATAAGAATGTACAACCCAGCTTTACAGGTACATTTGAATACAGTATTCAAGATCTGTTTATTATCCCGGGTATAGACCAATATTCAACGTTAAACCAAAATGTCCCTAAAGATTTCATGGATGTTTTATTACGGTCTATTTCAAAATGGGAAGGAAAATGGAATTCTATTAATATTTCAAAGATTGGAGGGCAGAGTGATTCCAAATCTCATAAATCACCTTTAAAGTATTGGCTTGAAGAAACTCCGTGGTTAATCGATTTGGGAAATGTATCATCTGATTTTTGCCCCAGGGATAAATGGTTCATTCCCCCTGCTGTGATTGCTGGCAGAGCACATCAATTCAAGCATCTCAATCCTATTCCACCAGAAATTTCACAAGTTCTTGTTAGTGATAATGACCTTTCAGAAATACTAGAAAAACTTGGAATGCCCCGCTATCAACCCGAAAATAAAACAAGCAGCACGCGCTTGCTGGATGACTTGGCCAACGCTTTGGAAAATCCAGAGACAATAGCAAATAGAGACATTTTCATGGGACATGTTCGAGCGGCATGGAGCCTCTTTGAACCGGACACAGAAGATCCATTTCCCCATAAACTTATTGTGAAAAGCGGTTCCGAACTTAAAGCCTTGGTTCCATCTCTGGATAATCCCATATTCCTTCCTGATGATACGTCTTCCTTTCATCATGGCTTGGAGAATTATGTAAAAAATATTTTGGCAATAGAGGCCAAAGATACGAAGCGACTTGGCATGGGATTTAAAAGGGTTTTCGGCCATGGTATCCGCTTCATTTCCGATTTGAGAGTGCAGCCCGTTGTAGATGGTGAGCCTTGGGAAGAAACCCAGAGCGGAGATTTTTTCTGCGAGGGAAAGTTTGCATGGGTCATCCCTGTCCTAATGTGTTGCCATGCACACGCTGGCATTCAGGTCAGGGGGGCTTATACCAAAGCTTTTTCCAATGCTATGGACACCATAAGAAAGGCGAGGCTCTACTTTGCCGACATTTTGGAAGTTGGTATTTGGGAAGAAGATCGGTACGTTCCAGTCACCAAAATAGATGGCGTTTGGTTGGCCAAGTCGTCCACGCTTCTTGCAACACGCAAAGCCATAGAAAGGCTAAGTTCTTTAGGTGAGGCTTTTTCCTCCATGATGGACCGCGCGGACTTGGAGGTGCCTCTAAAACTTGTCCTCAATAAGCTTGATGGGCAAGACGAGCCAGCCCGAGAAATTATAGAGGGAGCACTGAAGGAGCTCAAAATAAGTTCGGAACATCTTGCAGAAATTGAACAGTTGTGGATGGGTGACTTGAGCTGGGCAATTCGTATGCTAAGGCCCCTTCTTTTGGCCTTGCATCCAGATGCCGATCTTTCTATTTTAACGGGGATAACGACTGAAGACGCCCTCAAACGGTTATTGAATGGCTTTGACCTATCTCCATTGAGCCAGAGGCAGGCCATTTCGATAGTGAGAAAAGAAAAAGGGTTTTTTGATCTCGGCCTCTATTTGTATGAAAGTTTTGGGGAAATATTCCAGTTGGGCAAATGGAATTTGGCTGTGAAAAGGGCAGGAGAATCACCAGTAAAAAACAAAGAGGCTGCAGAGCAATTTCAAGATCACATGGAATCTGCTCAAGTTCCCTTAATGTCCATTGTGAGGAAATTGCTCAAAGATAATAAAGAAATAGGACCCTATACGGATTTGGTAGAACAATTGGAGTCTCTCGGAATTCCGGATAACTACCATGACCTATATTGGAACGTGACTTTCCAGCAAACGATGGATGTGGTTAAGCCACTACTGGTCTCATGGCAGGCCCCGCTCGGAGGGATAGAGTCAGTCACTACTGCCCAGAATGTTGATGAACTTGTCACAAAGCTTGAGGTTTTGAATTTTGAGCCAACTGTGGACCCCTTGGAAATATTTACGACAAATTCCAGGTAG